In one window of Candidatus Delongbacteria bacterium DNA:
- a CDS encoding helix-turn-helix transcriptional regulator — MKTYKSKDLLAERYGQEGSLSREKFRENAYNFYFGEIIRNRRKELKISQEKLAEVVGKKRPYISRIENGEDVRLSNLLLVANALDLSVQLIAR; from the coding sequence ATGAAAACATATAAATCAAAAGATCTTTTAGCAGAACGATATGGGCAGGAGGGCTCATTGAGTCGGGAGAAATTTCGGGAAAATGCCTATAATTTCTATTTTGGTGAGATTATAAGAAACAGGAGAAAAGAACTGAAAATTAGTCAAGAGAAACTAGCTGAAGTTGTTGGAAAAAAAAGACCATATATTTCTCGTATTGAAAATGGTGAAGATGTAAGGTTATCAAATTTATTATTAGTGGCAAATGCATTAGACTTATCAGTTCAATTAATAGCTAGATAA